A stretch of the Tannerella serpentiformis genome encodes the following:
- a CDS encoding DEAD/DEAH box helicase gives MGYEAPMPVQEEVIPLLLGEHLDIIALAQTGTGKTAAYGLPILQKIDIARRQPQVLILCPTRELCLQIAGDLSDYSRYVDGLHVLPVYGGSSIESQIKTLRKGVHVVVATPGRLLDLLNRKTVDLGGVRDVVLDEADEMLDMGFTDSIDAILAEVPEDRHMLLFSATMPQEIARITRKYMKEPREVVIGRRNEGNQNIRHVYYMVHARDKYAALKRIADYYPGIYGIVFCRTRKETQEIADRLIQDGYNADSLHGELSQAQRDYVMQKFRLRNLNMLVATDVAARGLDVDDLTHVIHFGLPDDNESYNHRSGRTARAGKTGISISICHVREKSKIRLIEKAIGKKFERAQLPSGEAICEKQLFHYVDRLEKVKVDEAEIERLMPAVFRRLEWLEKEDIIKRLLSLEFNRMLDYYRDAEVIEDVDDARPERREKGDKKERTDRRAAKRENRGDDTGFRRLRLNFGKDDGLYPAQVIDLINRCVPGRKVDIGRIEIGRDSSYFEVERDAARRVADSMNSYEVDGRPISVSPMHDDDADGDRGDRKPYRRKASAPRSYGGGKPWRRTPDRKRSRR, from the coding sequence ATGGGCTACGAGGCCCCCATGCCTGTACAGGAAGAAGTGATCCCACTCTTGCTCGGCGAACACCTCGACATCATTGCTTTGGCACAGACCGGCACCGGCAAGACGGCAGCCTATGGCCTACCTATCTTGCAGAAAATCGACATCGCGCGACGCCAGCCGCAGGTGCTCATCCTCTGCCCCACACGCGAACTCTGCCTCCAAATAGCCGGCGACCTGAGCGATTATTCGCGCTACGTAGACGGCCTGCACGTGCTGCCCGTCTACGGCGGATCAAGCATTGAGAGCCAGATCAAGACGCTGCGGAAAGGTGTACACGTGGTCGTGGCCACGCCCGGCCGACTGCTCGACTTGCTGAACCGAAAGACGGTAGATCTCGGCGGTGTCCGCGACGTAGTCCTCGACGAGGCCGACGAGATGCTTGACATGGGCTTCACGGACAGCATCGACGCCATCCTGGCCGAAGTGCCCGAGGACCGACACATGCTGCTCTTCTCCGCCACCATGCCGCAAGAGATCGCACGCATCACCCGCAAGTACATGAAGGAGCCGCGCGAGGTCGTCATTGGTCGCCGCAACGAGGGCAACCAGAACATCCGGCACGTCTATTACATGGTGCACGCCCGGGACAAGTACGCCGCCCTAAAGCGCATCGCCGATTATTATCCCGGCATCTACGGCATCGTCTTTTGCCGCACCCGCAAGGAGACGCAGGAGATTGCCGACCGACTGATCCAGGACGGCTACAACGCGGACTCGCTGCACGGCGAGCTGAGCCAGGCGCAGCGCGACTACGTGATGCAGAAGTTCCGCCTCCGCAACCTGAACATGCTTGTGGCCACCGACGTGGCCGCGCGCGGGCTGGACGTGGACGACCTGACGCACGTGATCCACTTCGGCCTGCCGGACGACAACGAGTCGTACAACCACCGCAGCGGACGCACCGCCCGCGCCGGCAAGACGGGCATCTCGATCTCCATCTGCCATGTCCGCGAGAAGAGCAAGATCCGCCTCATCGAAAAAGCCATCGGCAAGAAGTTCGAGCGCGCACAGTTGCCCTCGGGCGAGGCCATTTGCGAGAAGCAGCTCTTCCATTACGTCGACCGGCTGGAGAAGGTGAAGGTGGACGAAGCCGAGATCGAGCGCCTCATGCCCGCCGTCTTCCGCCGCTTGGAGTGGCTCGAGAAGGAAGACATCATCAAGCGGCTGCTGTCGCTGGAGTTCAACCGCATGCTCGACTATTACCGCGACGCCGAGGTGATCGAAGATGTGGACGACGCCCGCCCGGAGCGCCGCGAGAAAGGCGACAAGAAGGAGCGCACCGACCGACGCGCCGCTAAACGCGAAAACCGTGGAGACGACACGGGTTTCCGCCGCCTACGCCTCAACTTCGGCAAGGACGACGGCCTCTACCCCGCGCAGGTGATCGACCTGATCAACCGCTGTGTGCCCGGCCGTAAGGTGGATATTGGACGCATCGAAATCGGACGCGATAGCAGCTATTTCGAGGTGGAGCGCGACGCCGCGCGACGTGTGGCCGACAGCATGAACAGCTACGAGGTGGACGGCCGCCCTATCTCTGTCTCCCCCATGCACGACGACGACGCCGATGGCGATCGCGGCGACCGCAAGCCCTACCGACGCAAGGCATCCGCCCCCCGTTCGTACGGAGGCGGCAAGCCCTGGCGCCGCACGCCCGACCGTAAGCGGTCACGGCGATAG
- a CDS encoding SIS domain-containing protein, producing the protein MTNDIRSIIEQEADAVRNIPISERYAEAVDLIVKHVHKQGGTLITAGMGKAGQIAMNMATTFSSTGTPAFFLHPGEAQHGDLGIVRRNDLLLLVSNSGKTLELIELVDLARGLVPDIPFILITSDPQSELARRATLCLPTGAPREVCTLGLTPTTSTTVMTVIGDVLVVGTMDRIGFTTTDYAKRHHGGYLGSKSRQLSRKEAEA; encoded by the coding sequence ATGACAAATGACATACGCTCGATCATCGAGCAAGAAGCGGACGCCGTGCGAAACATACCCATCTCGGAGCGCTATGCGGAGGCCGTGGACTTAATCGTAAAACATGTACACAAGCAGGGGGGGACCCTCATCACGGCCGGCATGGGTAAGGCCGGACAGATAGCCATGAACATGGCCACCACCTTCAGCTCTACCGGCACTCCGGCTTTCTTCCTGCACCCCGGCGAGGCGCAACATGGCGACCTCGGCATCGTCCGACGGAACGACCTGCTGCTCCTCGTCTCCAACTCCGGCAAGACGCTCGAGCTCATCGAGCTGGTCGACCTGGCCCGCGGACTCGTGCCCGACATCCCTTTTATCCTCATCACTTCTGACCCGCAGAGCGAGCTGGCCCGACGGGCCACCCTCTGTCTGCCCACCGGTGCGCCGCGTGAGGTCTGCACCTTGGGGCTGACGCCAACCACATCGACGACGGTGATGACCGTCATCGGCGATGTGCTCGTCGTGGGCACGATGGACCGCATCGGCTTCACCACAACCGACTATGCCAAGCGCCACCACGGCGGCTACCTCGGATCGAAAAGCCGGCAACTGAGCCGAAAGGAGGCCGAGGCATGA
- a CDS encoding carbohydrate kinase family protein: protein MRRVIGIGETILDILFRDGQPYTALPGGSIFNTLVSLSRVGVQTSFIGELGDDRVGQIIRDFMQQNGMSTDYMDSFSEGLSPVSLAFLDEGQGTDYMFYTNRSKRRSNMALPDIQPDDIVLFGSYYALNPDTRDRVMDLVQYARERRAIVYYDPNFRKAHAHEAIQLRATVMDNYEAADLVRGSDEDFVNLYKKTDPDEVYRDEVQFYCKRLIATRGSGGISLYTEKGCTHYDVPPLTAVSSIGAGDAFNAGLIYSLIKYRIGQMDLPELSPMMWDKMIALGIDFAAEVCGSLANYVSPEFAAKYREE, encoded by the coding sequence ATGAGACGCGTGATCGGTATTGGTGAGACCATCCTTGACATCCTCTTCCGCGATGGACAGCCTTACACGGCCCTGCCCGGCGGATCGATCTTCAACACGCTCGTCTCGCTCAGTCGAGTGGGTGTGCAGACGTCGTTCATCGGTGAGCTGGGCGACGATCGCGTGGGCCAGATCATCCGGGATTTCATGCAGCAAAACGGCATGTCGACGGACTACATGGATAGCTTTTCCGAGGGCCTCAGCCCCGTCTCGTTGGCCTTCCTCGACGAGGGGCAGGGCACGGACTATATGTTCTACACGAACCGCTCCAAGCGGCGGTCGAACATGGCCCTGCCCGACATTCAGCCGGACGACATCGTCCTCTTCGGCTCCTATTACGCCCTCAACCCCGACACCCGCGACCGCGTCATGGACCTCGTGCAGTACGCCCGGGAGCGACGGGCTATCGTCTATTACGACCCCAACTTCCGCAAGGCCCACGCCCACGAGGCCATCCAGCTCCGCGCCACAGTGATGGACAACTACGAGGCGGCCGACCTCGTGCGCGGCTCGGACGAGGACTTCGTGAACCTGTACAAGAAGACCGACCCGGACGAGGTCTACCGCGACGAAGTGCAGTTCTATTGCAAGCGCCTCATCGCCACCCGCGGCTCGGGCGGCATCAGCCTCTACACCGAAAAGGGTTGTACGCATTACGACGTGCCGCCACTCACGGCCGTCAGCTCCATCGGCGCCGGCGACGCTTTCAACGCAGGGTTGATCTACAGCCTCATCAAGTATCGCATCGGCCAGATGGACCTCCCCGAGCTTAGCCCCATGATGTGGGACAAGATGATCGCCCTCGGCATCGACTTCGCCGCAGAGGTATGCGGCAGCCTGGCCAACTACGTCTCGCCTGAATTCGCCGCGAAGTATCGCGAAGAATGA
- a CDS encoding ribonuclease H1 domain-containing protein: MSGKSKYYVVWKGVEPGVYDNWADCLRRTQGFEGAQYKSFATREEAERAFSESPYEHLGRTPRRAGTAVSKAVGPCIPQSLAVDAACSGNPGDMEYRGVHVASGRQLFHIGPMAQGTNNIGEFLAIVHALALCAKTGQTQLPIYSDSRNAIAWVKQRHCRTKLAPTAANAPIFDLIRRAEAWLHAHTYTNPILKWETEAWGENPADFGRK; this comes from the coding sequence ATGTCAGGAAAGAGCAAATACTACGTCGTATGGAAGGGCGTCGAGCCGGGCGTCTACGACAATTGGGCGGACTGCCTCCGCCGCACCCAAGGTTTTGAAGGCGCTCAGTACAAGTCGTTCGCCACGCGCGAAGAGGCCGAACGCGCCTTCTCCGAGTCGCCCTACGAACACCTCGGCCGCACGCCGCGACGTGCCGGGACCGCCGTGTCGAAGGCCGTCGGACCCTGCATCCCGCAGAGCCTGGCCGTCGATGCGGCGTGCAGCGGCAACCCGGGCGACATGGAGTATCGCGGCGTGCATGTAGCCAGCGGCCGCCAGCTCTTCCATATCGGCCCGATGGCGCAGGGCACGAACAACATCGGCGAGTTTCTGGCCATCGTCCACGCCCTAGCTCTCTGCGCTAAGACGGGGCAAACCCAGCTGCCGATCTACTCCGACAGCCGCAACGCCATCGCGTGGGTCAAGCAGCGTCACTGTCGCACGAAGCTCGCCCCCACCGCAGCCAACGCCCCCATCTTCGACCTCATCCGCCGTGCCGAGGCGTGGCTCCACGCCCACACCTACACCAACCCCATCCTGAAATGGGAGACGGAAGCGTGGGGCGAAAACCCCGCCGACTTTGGGCGGAAGTGA